GTTTATACCATTATCTATTGCAGCATTGATGGCATCTATGGATACATTATCGTCAGCTCCGTGATAACCATCCGGCTTTCCGTCTCTCCATGCTAAGCCTCCTATTGGCCAGCACCCCAGCCCTAGAGCACTTACCTCAATATCCGATCTCCCAAGAGTTCTTTTCATCTTTCCTCCCTGTAGTAAGAATGAGTGTATTTAAAAGCTCAGTCTAGACTTTCCAGCAGTTTTTTTAAATCCTGTTCTGCTGTAAAAGTCTGAGGCTTATTGGGATCTATTATACATGCGGCATGAGCATACTGATACTCATTATAATAGAAAGAAAGACCCTTTGCATCAGTAAGAATAAGAGGTTGTTTCCTTATCTCATATTCTGTTATTATTTTTTTGAGAATATCATTGTTGGATATTATACCCCAACTTGAGATTCCTGGAAGAAGAACAGGATAACCTGTTTCTTTGCTTATTTTCTCAAGTAAAATCCTGTAATTGAGATACATAATAAGAAGCTGTATATTGGTCAGCTTATGACAAAGAGATGGCAGCGGATTTATTGCAAAAGCAAACCAAAAGGGACGCCTTGCCAAAGCTTGATTAGGCTCGGTATTAAAATATAAGAGACCCATACCTGTTATGGTCTTCTCCTGTCCATTTACAAGCCTTATTGTAAATGCAGCAGGATCTTTGATAAATTCCGGTTTATCGGATGCACATATCCCGCCCATATCACCGTAGTATGCATCGATACTGCTTTTGGATACATATAGCAGAAATTGTCTTATATCCGATTCCTGATTATATGTCTTTGATATTAGTTCTTGCCATTTTGCGTGTTCTGCAAGCAAAGCATGGTAAGAGCTGAGTTTTTTTATGGCAGCATCTATTGCCTCCATGCCCAGCAGCTTCCTGCGTGTTATCAGAAAAGGTTCAAAAGCTGAATGCAGTTCTGTAGGAAGACTCTCAAGGATAGCTCTTATTTCTGAATCGCTGTTTATAAGAGAGAACATAAGTTCCATACTTTTTAACAACATTTTAAATTGCATAAGGCTTATATCATCGGGAACCAGGTCTTCTGCAAAAAATGCCTGCTGCTTTGCAAACAGAGGATTTTTCATATAACGCTTTACCGTCCAGATAAGTACAAGTCTCTTGAGAAGATTATTCTTTTTTGCAAAAGAGGAAGAAAGAATAAGAGCTATCATAAACTTGAGAGAGGAAGGGGCTTCTTTGTACAGAGCAAGCAACCTTCTAAAATCTTTCTGTCTTTGTTGTATTACATCTTGGCTTCTCTTGAGGTTTTCTAGTTTGCTTTCTTTGTTGTCCCCCATCTCTTTCTTTATCTTCTGAAGAGGTCCTCTCATGGATAGAAGCTCTTTACTTAGCTCTGTAAAAACATACTCTTCCGTATCAATGTGATGAGGCTGTCTAAAGGCTTGAGCTGTATCAAGTATAGCACTGAGATTGATTCTTTCTTTTATTTCAGAAGAATCCCATAATTGGGGATTGTCCCTGCTTGTAGATAGTGTAAAGCTATGCCGTATATAGGGGATCTTTATATTATGCTCTATAGGATATTCTGCAAAAAGTTCTGAAAAAGAATGTGACTTTGGAGCTGTATAAAAAAGAGAACCTATTCCAGGTATTATTGTCCGTAAAAGAGGTGCATGTATCAGCTGCGTAGCTTTATCGTAGAGCTTTATTTTTTCTTCTGACCAGAGTCTGTCTCTACCCTCCAGTATATCATCTCTTATCTTGTCTATGACAGGTGATATTGCTGGTGTCTTTTCTATATATGCTTTTATAATATCCCGTGCACCTCTGAGTCGAGAAGGTTCTGTGTTAAGATTTTTTGCATATGATGAAAAATTTTCTTTGTAGTTTGTCACGTTATCATCTGAGAAAATATCTTCAATGTTGGGATAATCCGGGTGAAGACCCCTGTTATCTTTTGTTTTTTTTATAAAAATGAGTTGTTCTTTTTGGGTTTTATTGAGAAGATTTTTTATATGCCACTTATATATTGCAAGACTACCCTTGTCCGGGAGAAGATCAGAAAGATAAAGAATATTGTTTATGATTCTGTGGTCTTTCTGTCTTTTTATCACATATGTTATAAAAGAAGCTGCTTCAAGCCCCAAAGGTTTTGGTAGCAGCTTCTTTATTATCCTCATATGAAATTCCGCTTCTTCCAATACCAGCATAGGAGTGTATCCATTTGCAAGCTTATAGTCCAACAGGTTGTTGCTGCTTGCATTATACAGGCTTATGCTGTCTATTTTGTCTGGTGGAAGATTGGATAAACACCCCTCCAACTCAGGCAAAACGGATAGAAGCTGTATAACATGCTCTAGATTGTATTTCCCTCTCAAGTTATATAGCAAACCGAGAACACTGTTTCTTATAAACCTTATAAAAGAACCCGATACAATCTTTATATTTTTCCATATTGCAATGTATTCTACTATGGCATCTCTTTTTTCTAATTCTTTATGTCCAAGTAGGGATAACGGTTGGCCTGCATACTTGGCAAGAACAATGTCACGATTGAGTCTTATATGCTTGTCACCCAGAAATTGTTTTTCAAAAGGGGAAGTCTTTCTAAGTTCTATAAGCATATCAGCAATGACTTTGAGTGCCCTATAGTGTGTCTTCCTCCATTCTCTCCATGAAAAATCATCCTGCATGCGTGGAATAACTACATATAACATAAAAGAATGAGGTGATATATCGTTTTTTGCAAGATCTGTCAGGATATCTATCAGAGGAGAAAGAGCAGATGATTGCCCAAGATATTTTTGCAGATTTTTATCGAGTTTTTTTATGAGAGGATACGGATTGAGCCATGCCTCCGAGCCATGCTGCACATATGCAGTAAAGAGTTTTTCAAGCCCTAGTTTTTCGCCTTCTGCTTTGAGATTGTCTAGCTGCACTGCAGATAAAAATGGCACGCTGTGTGATTGCTTGCATGCTGATGAGTTTACAAGCTGCCACAAGGATTTTCTACCCGTATTAATAATGGGACTTATTATTGTATCTTGGTTTCTACTATGTCTCATCCGCAGCTCTAAGTACAATATAACATATTTTTGTTGTTATAAAAAGAAAGTTAATAGGCCTTTTCCTCTATTATGGGTATCTCTATCATAAGGCGAACTCCCACATATATGTTATGTCCTTCCATAAGCACATAAGAAGGATATACAAAAGCTGCATTGAGTTCGTAGCCGATAGGAAGTTCCAAGTACAACACATCCATACCAAACTTGGGAGCAATTTCTGCAAAAATGCTAAATCCTGGCATAAAAGACCAGTTGGAACTTATAGGTAGGATTGTGTTTAAATCATAGGAGAATGAAGAAAAATATATTAGCCCTGCGCCTGCTTTAAATAAAAAGCCTGCAGAAAAATATTTTTCTTTATACAAAGGCAGATTGTAGCCTACCGCCAACCTTATGGGATACATACTATACAGGTCTATTTTTTTTTCTGTCCACGTGCTTATCTGATTGTATATCACTGCATTGATATAAAACCCCCACCTGTTGTTGACTATGATTCCCACATCTATATCTGCGGATGCAAAAAAAACACTGGTTGGGAAAGGTGAGAATATATCGTATGGCAAATCATGCTGTTTACCTGCACCGGTATTTCCAAGTCTATAATCTCCACCTATTGCAAAGGATATATCCGCAAATATGGAAACTGTAACAAAGATAGACAATATACCGGCAAGAAGTCTTTTTATCATACAAGGTTAAGTATAACCTATTTTTAGTCTTTATACCATAAAAAAAGCCGCCTTAAGGCGGCCATGTATCTATCTCGTGTTGGGGTTAAAAAGATAATCAAAGTAATCGGGATTGGTGGACATAACTTTCTGTATATCCGGTAGGGTTATCTCATATGACTGCAAAGCTCTCCAGAACTTAAAGAAAGAAGGATCCTTGCTAAAAGCTTCTGCATATATTTTTGTAGCTTCTGCATCGGCTTGACCTTTTATCTCATCTGCTGTTTTCTGGGCTTCCGATATTATCTTTTGTTTGTCTTTTTGCAGTTTACCAAGCCATTCTTCTTTTTTACCTTCACCATAAGATCGGTATGCCTGGGCAATCTGGTTTCTTTCCTTTATCATTCTCTGGTATACACTCTGAGTAAGGTCTTCTGAGTATCTTATCTGCCTCATGACAACGTCTATAACTTCCACTCCAAAAGATTCTGTTATTCCTTTTACAAGCTTTAGCATTTCTTCCGATAGCTCTTTACGTCCCTTTTCTATCTCTGCCTGCTGGGAAGATACGCTTGTATATTGTTTTACGCTGTCTGATACCGATTCTATCTCATTAGTAATTGATGCTTTGTATTCTGCATCTATAGCAGCTTTTTTATCGTTTGCTCTTTGTTTCTCGTTTATTATATTGGAGTTTCTTACCGCTTCTCGTAGAGGATTTGAGGATATCACAGTTCTTACTGCGCTATCTATGATATCGTCAAGTCTAGAATATGCAGTATTCATTGTCTGAATCCTGGAGTAAAATTTTGCAGGATCTGTTATCTTCCATCTTGCTGTGGTATCCACCCAGATAAATTGCTGCTCTGATGTGGGTATTCTTTGAGGTTCTCCGTCCCATGATAATATCTTCTTAGAATATATCTTTACATTATCTATAAAAGGAGTTTTAAATTTTAGCCCTGCTTCTTTTTCTGTCTTAACTATTTGACCAAATCGCAATATAACCGCTTGCTCTCCTTCTTGCACGATATAAAAAGGACCGGCTACTAGTACGATAAAAACCAATATTCCTATGATTATTGCTGTTACTGCAATGATTCTCTGTACTGTGCTCATCTGGTACCCCCTATATTCTTTCCAACTTCCTTAAGGGGCAGAAAATTTTCAAGGTTGCTATCTATTATGTCCAAAGTATCTCTGTTGGCAAGGATTTTTTCCAGAGTTTCATAATAGAGTCTTGCCCGTGTTATATCCGGTGCTTTTCTATACTCTGTGAGTACGGACAAGAACCTGTTGGCTTCTCCTTTTGCTCTATTTATCCTTTCTGCCTTATATCCTTCTGCTTCTTGTATTATTCTCTGAGCTTCTCCTTCTGCCTTGGGAATTTCTTTGTTATATGCTTCTTTACCCTCGTTGATAAGACGGTTCATGTCCTGTTCTGCCTTGTTGACATCTTCAAAAGCATCTTTTACTTCTCCAGAAGGAGGTCCTACATTTTGCAGCTTGACTGTTGTTATACGTATTCCAAGATTGTATTGAGTAAAAATATCGTTCATAAGCTCCTGTGCCTGTATTTCTATCTCAGGTCTGTCAGTGCTTATGACATCCAATATAGCCCTGTCTCCTACAAGCTGGTTGATAACTGATTGTGATATGTCCCGTATTGTCTTGGTCCTATCCTCCACGTTAAATAACCATGCTCTTGGATCGTTGATTCTATACTGGATTATCCACTCCACATCGACGATGTTTAGGTCCCCTGTGAGCATTATGGATTCTGACGAATAGTCCCTATCAGAGTACACAGTTACAATACCTGCTTTTTCGGTTCTGAAACCAAATGTCATATTCTGTATTTCCTGAGTGGGCACATTGTAATTTTTTTCTATGCCAAGAGGCAGTTTCCAGTGGAATCCTGCTCCTACTGTTCTGTTGTATCTACCCAACCTGGTTATTACAGATTCTTCCTTTGCATCAACCGTAAAGAAGCTGGTGAAAATAGCTATAATTACAAGCAAAATAAGAATCACATATACAATTATTTTGATAGGGAACTCTCTTCCAGATATGTTTACATATTCTCCCATAATTTCTCCTTTTTTTAATTATATACTTGTATAGTAAGTCTAAAAAAATATAATGTCAAATGCTTGATAATTTACTCCTTTAGTTTAAAAGTAGATACAGTTCCCCTCAGACCTTCCATTCTGCTTTTGCTTTCCTGTGCCAGGCTGCTTATCTGGTTGACTGCCTGTAATATTTCCTTTGAGCCTTTGTCTATCTCTGAGAAACTGTTTTTCACATCTCTAGATATTCCTGCAGAACTCTCTGATGCTTGGTATATCTTTTCCGCTCTTGTTCTAATCTTTCTAGCAGCTTGATCTATTCTTATGCTTATATCCGTTAGTCTATGCGTGCTTTCTAGGACATCTGTGCTTGCCTTTGTGAGTTCGTCCATATTTCCTGTTATTTCTCTTAGAGCAACTTCAAAATCTCTTATATCCCTGGTAATATTTTCAAAGGAAGAAGAACTGGCATCGCTTGCCTCTAGTGCTTCTTGTATACGTCGCGTCATATTGGTAAGTGACTGTCCTATCCTGCTTGCATGTTCTCCCGTGGATTCTGCTAGTTTTCTTATCTCTTCCGCAACAACTGCAAAACCGCGGCCGGCATCACCTGCATGAGCGCTTTCTATTGCGGCATTCATGGACAGTATGTTGGTCTGTTCTGCAACATTATCTATAATTTCTATTATTTCCTGTATTTGTGAGATTTCCTTATATATTGCAGTAACTATCTCATTCGTGGCGGCAATTTTTTCTCCGCTTTCTCTTATTGTTTCTAGTATATTCTGTATCCTATCCAGTCTGTCTTCCGATAAGGTTTTTACATGATGTACAGAAGCATTCATTTCTTCTATTGCTGCAGTGCTGTTCTCAAGCTCATTGTTTTCTGCTTCTATATCTTCTGCTATTTTTGCTATGTCAGAAGTTATTTCTGCAATTTCCGTTGTTGTCGTAGCTATGTTATCATCCAGTTTATTTACAATATTTTGTACCGAACTTATGTTTTGGCTTATCTCATTGAGAGCGGATGCTGACTGGGATGCTCCTCCTGCGAGATTGTCTTTTAGCTCACTTATCTTGTCAGCTGCGATATTTACTTCCGATAGAAAATCATGGAGTGTCGCCAGTACACTGTTTATGTGTTCTGACAATTCTCCTATCTCATCTTTTGTGTTGGTATCTTTGCATAAAACAGTCAGGTTTCTGTTTTTTACCTGCTCCATAACTCCTTCTATATGGTAAATTCTTGAAGCAAGACTCGTTGATATTCTGATTATTATCACGGCGGATATAATAGTGAGAATAAGAAGTGTTATTATTAGAATCCTCTGGGTAAGAACCGTGAGAAATTTTACTTGCTTTTCCACTGCGTCTACCAGTTTGTCCAACTGAAGTCCAACAAAATCCCGGGATATGCTGTTTAGAGTTTTTAGCTTTTCCATTGCTTCTCTTATCTTAAGCATAAGAAGAGGCGATACATTGTTTTGTTGATTGGCAAGTATGTATTGCTGCATTTGTTGCAATCCGTGTTTAAAATCGAGAGGAACATCGGGACTTTTTTCCAGTGTGAGGATAGCGGTCTGTATCTGGGTAACTTTGAGCTTGTTTTCTGTCCAGAAATTATTAGCTTTTTTTATTCTATCTTCCAGTTCTTTTCCCAGGAATTTTTTACCTGGATGAGAGTCAAGAAGGTGTAAAAGTGTTTCCAAAACATCTGCTTCTTCTTTCCATGCCTCTAAAGAAGGCTTTAGGAAATCCGCTGTTCCCAGCTCAGTTTCATATGTTATAAGATCTGTGCTTTTAACGATAAAACGTTCTCCCGACAACCTTGTCTTAAGAGCCAGTACGCGGACTTCTTCTATATCATTTACTATTGTGTTCCTTATAAGCAGTCCTGCGATTGCAAGAATAACGGTCCCTGCAAATATAATAACCGCAGAAAAAAGCTTCTGTCGTATTGTCATTTTTTCTCCTGTAGAAGTATTAATATATTGTAATAAAAAAAATATTTGTTTACAAATGTTTACGAAAACATAACTTATACCGAACGCACTCACGCTATCGCGTTGCGTGCTGCCTTTTGGCGTAGCTGTCAAAGCCGTTCTTGTTTTGTCCAGACTATTTTGCACAGGCAGACTTTTCTGCAGCATCTGCATGTTTTACACAATCAGGCTGCGGAAAAGCCGTTAGGTATAATTTTCGGTTATTGGCCGATTGCTGCTTGACTTGCACGCTTCATAATTCTAAACTTGTCAAAACATGTAAAAGGAGTTTTCTATGGTTGTAAAGCCAATGATTAGAAACAATATCTGTATGAATTCCCATCCTGCGGGCTGCAAAAAGTTTGTGGATTTGCAGATAGATTATGTAAAGTCTCAGGGGAAGCTTGATGGTCCTAAGAATGTGCTTGTTGTAGGTTCTTCTACGGGCTATGGACTTGCATCCAGGATTGTATCCGCTTTTGGCTGCGGTGCATCTACTATTGGTGTTTATTTTGAGAAAGAGGGTTCTGCCAAGCGTCCGGGTACTGCTGGCTGGTATAATGCGCGTCACTTTTTAAAGCGAGCAGAGGAGGCTGGGCTCAAAGCTCATGATTTTAACGGTGATGCCTTTTCTCATGATATGAAGCGGCAGGTTATAGAGCTAATCAAAAAGGAGTATGGAAAGATTGACCTTTTTGTATACAGTCTTGCATCGGGTGTAAGGCCTGATCCGGATACTGGTGAGCTTTATCGCTCTGCTCTTAAGCCCATAGGTTCGGCTTACACTTCCAAGTCCCTTGATCCGGCAAAGCGTGAGGTTACCACTGCCACCATGGAGCCTGCAACAGAGGAAGAAATTGCTGCTACTGTCAAGGTAATGGGTGGAGAAGACTGGCAGTTGTGGGTCGATGCTCTTGTGGAGGCTGGAGTTCTTGCAGAAGGTGCGATTACTGTTGCCTATTCTTACATAGGTCCCAAGATTACATATCCTGTTTATCGTGATGGCACTATAGGAAAAGCAAAGGAGCATCTTGAGTCTACTGCTTCCGTACTTACAGACAAGCTTTCTTCCCTTGGCGGAAAGGCTTATGTGTCTGTCAACAAGGCAGTTGTGACGCGTGCAAGTGCGGTAATCCCTGCTGTTCCTCTGTATATCTCCATTCTTTTTAAGGTTATGAAGCAAAAAGGTCTCCATGAGGACTGTATAGAGCAGATCTACAGGCTCTACAGAGACAGGCTTTACAAAGGCACGGAAGTAGAAGTGGATGAGCTTGGCAGAATAAGGATAGATGATTGGGAAATGCGCGAGGATGTCCAAAACGAAGTCCTGGATGCATGGAACAAGGTAGAGACAGCAAATCTTGAGGAACTTGCTGATCCTGATGGATACTGGCAGAGCTTTCTCAATATCAACGGGTTTGGCTTTGATGGTGTGGATTATGATGCAGATGTAGACCCTTTGGACTGATTGATATTGCAATAAGGTTATGTCCCCGGAGCACAAGGTTTCGGGGATTTTTTTATACCGAACGCCTGTCCCGCTTTGCGTTCCAGGCTGCCTCCGGGCGTAAGAATGGCGGGTTGGTGTCATGTTTATTTGCCTCATATCTGCCGCAGGCAGGAGGGAGCGCGTTTTTTCTGCTTGCTCTACAGCGCGCTCCCGACGTTCGGTATGCATAACAGATTTATCTTTATTTAAAAAGGTTATGGACTTTCTAATTTTGAGAACAAATTATAATAAGGAAGACTGTGTATTTCCTCCCGGAGTATCCACAGTCTTCCCAGAATGTTAGGAAGTAATCATTCCAAATCCCCAGCCTGCAAGAGTAGATAGAATAACGACAAGAAGTATATATACAAGTGTTTTCTTGATTCCTAGCTCGCCGCCTATTACAAGCATTGACGGAAGAGAGAGGGATGGTCCTGCAAGAAGGAGGGCAAGAGCCGGTCCCTTGGCCATGCCTGCGCCCATGAGTCCTTGCAAAATTGGTATTTCTGTTAGAGTTGCAAAATACATAAGCGCACCGGAAACAGAAGCCAGAATGTTGCTTGCAAGCGAGTTTGTGCCTACAAGAGAGGCAATCCATGATGAAGGGATGAGTGCATCATGTCCTGGCCTACCGAGAAGGAATCCTGCAATAAGCACGCCAGCAAAAAGATATGGTATAATTTGCAGGGAAAAATCGCGGGTCTCTATAACCCATTCTTTGAGCTCATAGCTTTTAAACCACTTAATAAGAGAATATATAAGAACAACTGCAAAAAAACCTGTTATATAGTACTTGCTGTGGTATATTGCATCCCATATGGGGCTTTGGCCAGAAGAGGATGCCCAGTTGATAAAGACGAGTATGCCGACCATAGAAAACATGTATATGGCCATCTGTCCAAGGCTTCTTCCTTCTCCCTCATCCATAGCAGAAAACATAGCAGAATCTTTGAGTCTCTGTTCGTCATCTTTTTTAAAGATAAGATGCATGATAAGGCCGATAACTATAGAAAAAACTACGGCTCCTATCATCCTTGCAAGCCCCAGTTCCCAGCCAAATACCTTGTAAGAAAGTACTATTGCCAGAATATTTATGGCGGGTCCGGAGTAGAGAAAGCTTACTGCAGGGCCCAATCCTGCTCCCTTTTTGTATATACCTTTAAACAGTGGAAGAACCGTGCAGGAACATACTGCAAGAATGGCTCCGGATACAGAGGCAACACCGTATGCAACAGGTTTTTTTGCGTCCGGTCCAAGATATTTTATTACTGCCTG
This sequence is a window from Spirochaetia bacterium 38H-sp. Protein-coding genes within it:
- the hflC gene encoding protease modulator HflC, with amino-acid sequence MSTVQRIIAVTAIIIGILVFIVLVAGPFYIVQEGEQAVILRFGQIVKTEKEAGLKFKTPFIDNVKIYSKKILSWDGEPQRIPTSEQQFIWVDTTARWKITDPAKFYSRIQTMNTAYSRLDDIIDSAVRTVISSNPLREAVRNSNIINEKQRANDKKAAIDAEYKASITNEIESVSDSVKQYTSVSSQQAEIEKGRKELSEEMLKLVKGITESFGVEVIDVVMRQIRYSEDLTQSVYQRMIKERNQIAQAYRSYGEGKKEEWLGKLQKDKQKIISEAQKTADEIKGQADAEATKIYAEAFSKDPSFFKFWRALQSYEITLPDIQKVMSTNPDYFDYLFNPNTR
- the hflK gene encoding FtsH protease activity modulator HflK, whose amino-acid sequence is MGEYVNISGREFPIKIIVYVILILLVIIAIFTSFFTVDAKEESVITRLGRYNRTVGAGFHWKLPLGIEKNYNVPTQEIQNMTFGFRTEKAGIVTVYSDRDYSSESIMLTGDLNIVDVEWIIQYRINDPRAWLFNVEDRTKTIRDISQSVINQLVGDRAILDVISTDRPEIEIQAQELMNDIFTQYNLGIRITTVKLQNVGPPSGEVKDAFEDVNKAEQDMNRLINEGKEAYNKEIPKAEGEAQRIIQEAEGYKAERINRAKGEANRFLSVLTEYRKAPDITRARLYYETLEKILANRDTLDIIDSNLENFLPLKEVGKNIGGTR
- a CDS encoding phage tail tape measure protein; protein product: MTIRQKLFSAVIIFAGTVILAIAGLLIRNTIVNDIEEVRVLALKTRLSGERFIVKSTDLITYETELGTADFLKPSLEAWKEEADVLETLLHLLDSHPGKKFLGKELEDRIKKANNFWTENKLKVTQIQTAILTLEKSPDVPLDFKHGLQQMQQYILANQQNNVSPLLMLKIREAMEKLKTLNSISRDFVGLQLDKLVDAVEKQVKFLTVLTQRILIITLLILTIISAVIIIRISTSLASRIYHIEGVMEQVKNRNLTVLCKDTNTKDEIGELSEHINSVLATLHDFLSEVNIAADKISELKDNLAGGASQSASALNEISQNISSVQNIVNKLDDNIATTTTEIAEITSDIAKIAEDIEAENNELENSTAAIEEMNASVHHVKTLSEDRLDRIQNILETIRESGEKIAATNEIVTAIYKEISQIQEIIEIIDNVAEQTNILSMNAAIESAHAGDAGRGFAVVAEEIRKLAESTGEHASRIGQSLTNMTRRIQEALEASDASSSSFENITRDIRDFEVALREITGNMDELTKASTDVLESTHRLTDISIRIDQAARKIRTRAEKIYQASESSAGISRDVKNSFSEIDKGSKEILQAVNQISSLAQESKSRMEGLRGTVSTFKLKE
- the fabV gene encoding enoyl-ACP reductase FabV produces the protein MVVKPMIRNNICMNSHPAGCKKFVDLQIDYVKSQGKLDGPKNVLVVGSSTGYGLASRIVSAFGCGASTIGVYFEKEGSAKRPGTAGWYNARHFLKRAEEAGLKAHDFNGDAFSHDMKRQVIELIKKEYGKIDLFVYSLASGVRPDPDTGELYRSALKPIGSAYTSKSLDPAKREVTTATMEPATEEEIAATVKVMGGEDWQLWVDALVEAGVLAEGAITVAYSYIGPKITYPVYRDGTIGKAKEHLESTASVLTDKLSSLGGKAYVSVNKAVVTRASAVIPAVPLYISILFKVMKQKGLHEDCIEQIYRLYRDRLYKGTEVEVDELGRIRIDDWEMREDVQNEVLDAWNKVETANLEELADPDGYWQSFLNINGFGFDGVDYDADVDPLD
- a CDS encoding permease — translated: MADKKMSPNRALAIMTGVFIVAYFVNFESPVIARSIQEAFLMLSEYARQHVILCLVPAMFIAGAITVFLNQQAVIKYLGPDAKKPVAYGVASVSGAILAVCSCTVLPLFKGIYKKGAGLGPAVSFLYSGPAINILAIVLSYKVFGWELGLARMIGAVVFSIVIGLIMHLIFKKDDEQRLKDSAMFSAMDEGEGRSLGQMAIYMFSMVGILVFINWASSSGQSPIWDAIYHSKYYITGFFAVVLIYSLIKWFKSYELKEWVIETRDFSLQIIPYLFAGVLIAGFLLGRPGHDALIPSSWIASLVGTNSLASNILASVSGALMYFATLTEIPILQGLMGAGMAKGPALALLLAGPSLSLPSMLVIGGELGIKKTLVYILLVVILSTLAGWGFGMITS